The following are encoded in a window of Plasmodium vivax chromosome 10, whole genome shotgun sequence genomic DNA:
- a CDS encoding hypothetical protein, conserved (encoded by transcript PVX_080455A) — protein sequence MSVQKVIEEKLSSALKPTFLELVDKSCGCGTAFDAVIVSSDFDSKRLLDRHRMVNDVIKNELPNIHAFSMKCHTPTEFDKLKGSQP from the coding sequence ATGAGCGTACAGAAGGTAATCGAAGAGAAGTTAAGCTCAGCGCTGAAGCCCACCTTCCTCGAGTTGGTAGATAAGTCCTGTGGCTGCGGAACCGCCTTCGATGCAGTGATAGTCTCCAGCGACTTTGATAGCAAGAGGCTGCTCGATAGACATAGAATGGTCAACGATGTCATCAAAAATGAGTTGCCCAACATACACGCTTTCTCTATGAAGTGCCACACGCCCACTGAGTTTGACAAGTTGAAGGGGAGCCAACCGTGA
- a CDS encoding hypothetical protein, conserved (encoded by transcript PVX_080445A), protein MKRLPIRSLRARLVQYAAGRAHLAKCRFSSGRNYEPLGKRKDGGHLFGGGTAENNIAGGSAAENNIAGGNAADNNAAFGNPPFDAAAFGDPPFDAAAFGDPPFDDVDFDEAATSLSFDLSVDEQKWRDQEEMEYQRFIGSVRSASSIGRAHGSGSADVNTHSTEPAPGGEAELELLKGLLHKGEKDAKFLADAVTLVNNKTGILLQLEERQANSFFNQVGDNVRQMDRRNLIGLIKGLSQLNMKNRIRDLCYEIGKVLKEKQQWWEKQQRWEKQQRWEKQQRWEKPQTRENPLETELCLHCVTALNRHSLYFAEFYDYMASKVSHLEADALVSFAEECHKHSLRTKHHLDKLVPLCVSKMGDFSLEQLKSLFHSFHRFCKEYPSFYDGAVDALVGDVPQFDLPFCQLVLRVATNFRHSERYTSLINLVSSHVSSQVKRLHCGEVNRLGCEQTALQSNQAASPGQHHIRFTNVAADRANNLKKRDQSETPPDHLSSRNQAVAQIVKCLKYLEYNRKNGGQVKEAVNDICEMLQRNVQLISLLDIEDVVHAVSCFSSYNKRIVLYNNCLDVLCERSNDLLHAKNISLWIHPLICLSKISWFHANYLRNVFDYVKDTYVLSRLSVFQILKVLSSIVKMNVYDEQVYKVLIEQVYKEWDVIKLKMVDVATFLWACAYANIIFKPLFDSSYTLLIDSLGKEAPSVEAHMVSRNCLVNITWSYIVANYHKVNENFYHILNATFLERDPDDSQAFKRLHQIADACFNEIPHCLINVDVVDCMYRYCMHNKCRTLRNDFSIYKKEKDALKMRNRIINELTYMLKRFEVSYELHFEPYYNSPYMIDILLNEEMKIGICVFGKEHLMRTLETASWDHMNSGFVSLQMRVLHAHGWKIIPINGGQWLQMNSEQKEALLRENFQRYSVLI, encoded by the exons ATGAAAAGACTGCCCATAAGGAGCCTCCGGGCGAGGCTCGTTCAGTACGCCGCCGGCAGGGCCCATCTGGCCAAGTGCAGGTTCTCCAGCGGCAGGAATTACGAGCCGCTCGGGAAGAGGAAAGATGGAGGCCATCTGTTTGGTGGGGGCACGGCAGAAAACAACATCGCAGGAGGGAGCGCGGCAGAAAACAACATCGCAGGTGGGAACGCGGCAGATAACAACGCCGCATTTGGcaaccccccttttgacgCCGCCGCATTTGGCGACCCCCCTTTTGACGCCGCCGCATTTGGCGACCCCCCTTTCGACGACGTCGACTTTGACGAGGCCGCCACGAGCCTCTCCTTCGACCTCAGCGTGGACGAGCAGAAGTGGAGGGACCAGGAGGAAATGGAGTACCAAAGGTTTATCGGTAGCGTAAGGAGCGCAAGCAGCATAGGGAGAGCTCATGGGAGCGGAAGCGCCGATGTGAACACACACTCCACTGAGCCTgcccctgggggggaggccgAGCTGGAGCTCCTCAAAGGGTTACTgcacaagggggagaaagaCGCCAAGTTCCTAGCGGACGCGGTGACCCTGGTGAACAACAAAACGGGCATCCTCCTCCAGTTGGAGGAGAGACAAGCAAACAGCTTCTTCAACCAAGTGGGCGATAACGTCCGGCAGATGGACAGACGCAATCTGATCGGCTTGATAAAAGGGCTAAGTCAGCTGAACATGAAGAATAGGATCCGCGATTTGTGTTACGAGATCGGCAAGGTGCtcaaggagaagcagcaatggtgggagaagcagcaaaggtgggagaagcagcaaaggtgggagaagcagcaaaggTGGGAAAAGCCGCAAACGCGGGAGAACCCACTAGAGACAGAACTCTGCCTGCACTGCGTAACCGCGCTGAATAGGCACTCCCTGTACTTCGCCGAGTTCTACGATTACATGGCTTCCAAAGTGAGTCACCTGGAGGCAGATGCGCTGGTCTCCTTTGCGGAGGAATGTCACAAGCACAGCTTGCGGACGAAACATCACTTAGACAAACTCGTCCCCTTGTGTGtttccaaaatgggagaCTTCAGCCTGGAGCAGCTGAAGAGCCTGTTTCACTCGTTCCACCGGTTCTGCAAGGAATACCCCAGCTTCTACGACGGCGCTGTGGATGCACTGGTGGGGGATGTCCCTCAGTTTGACTTGCCCTTCTGCCAGCTGGTGCTGAGGGTCGCCACCAATTTTAGGCACTCCGAGAGGTACACCAGCTTGATTAACTTGGTGAGCTCCCACGTAAGTTCGCAGGTGAAGCGGTTGCACTGTGGGGAGGTGAATCGGCTCGGTTGTGAGCAGACAGCTTTGCAGAGCAACCAGGCAGCCTCTCCAGGGCAGCACCACATTCGTTTCACCAACGTAGCTGCAGATCGAGCCAACAACTTGAAGAAGCGGGACCAATCGGAGACACCGCCTGACCACCTGTCCAGCAGAAACCAAGCGGTAGCCCAAATTGTGAAGTGCCTAAAATACTTAGAGTACAACCGAAAAAACGGAGGGCAGGTAAAAGAGGCGGTGAACGACATCTGCGAGATGCTACAGAGGAACGTTCAGCTGATTAGCCTCTTAGACATAGAAGACGTGGTGCATGCAGtcagctgcttctcctcgtATAACAAACGAATCGTGTTATATAACAACTGCCTAGATGTGCTGTGTGAGCGGTCAAATGATCTCCTTCATGCGAAGAACATCTCCCTGTGGATACACCCCCTCATATGCTTGTCTAAAATTTCTTGGTTTCACGCAAACTACTTAAGAAACGTCTTTGACTACGTGAAGGACACCTACGTGCTCAGCCGATTGAGTGTCTTTCAAATCTTAAAGGTCTTATCCTCCATCGTGAAAATGAATGTGTATGATGAGCAAGTCTACAAGGTGCTCATCGAGCAGGTCTACAAAGAATGGGACGTAATAAAGCTAAAAATGGTTGATGTGGCCACGTTTCTGTGGGCTTGTGCCTATgctaacataatttttaagcCCCTATTTGATAGCTCCTACACCTTGTTGATAGACTCACTGGGGAAAGAAGCCCCCTCCGTAGAAGCTCATATGGTGAGTAGGAACTGCCTCGTGAACATCACCTGGTCTTACATTGTGGCGAACTACCATAAAgtgaatgaaaatttttaccacATTTTAAACGCCACATTTTTGGAGAGAGATCCAGACGACTCGCAAGCTTTCAAGAGACTCCATCAAATTGCAGATGCCTGCTTTAACGAGATACCCCACTGCCTAATCAACGTAGATGTGGTTGATTGCATGTACAGGTACTGCATGCATAACAAGTGTAGAACCCTCAGGAACGATTTTAGCATTtacaagaaggagaaggatgccttaaaaatgaggaacaGAATAATAAATGAGCTGACCTACATGCTAAAACGTTTTGAAGTTTCATATGAGCTCCACTTTGAACCGTATTATAACTCCCCCTACATGATTGACATCCTCCTCAATGAGGAGATGAAGATTGGCATTTGCGTCTTTGGGAAGGAGCACCTGATGCGCACGCTAGAGACGGCTAGCTGGGACCACATGAACAGCGGCTTCGTCTCCCTGCAGATGCGCGTCCTGCACGCGCACGGTTGGAAG atcATCCCCATCAACGGCGGCCAGTGGCTTCAGATGAACTCCGAGCAGAAGGAGGCCCTCCTGCGCGAAAACTTCCAGCGCTACTCAGTGCTCATATGA
- a CDS encoding nif-like protein, putative (encoded by transcript PVX_080450A) codes for MKRRRFERCICQLLSKLKFYVSILLRIKNVIKYVLGTLTLREKLHIKTYRKRRICPSMTLVLDLDETLIYCTKKKKFSHQKEVDVLINGRYFSLYVCKRPYIDLFFSVLNPFFEIVIFTTSIKSYADAVLNIIDVDHYVDKKFYREDCFEVNQKIYLKNLQSIKKEISRIVLVDDSNVSGLKYPENYFPIKKWQGDLNDTELLDIIPFFLNLRKVRDVRSVCSFRLKSQKEISKLFHTVPSKQIKYLTERGSHFLYSPSLAFQAINYLKIFMSRFRYASSKKQWNELGKKINSKLKSYPFSLSKLKGSSDDEHRRRHRRPAPKKVPQ; via the coding sequence atgaaaaggagaagattCGAACGATGCATCTGCCAACTCTTAAGCAAGCTAAAATTCTACGTAAGCATATTGTTAAGAATCAAAAATGTCATCAAGTATGTTTTGGGCACCCTTACGCTGCGGGAGAAGCTCCACATCAAAACCTacaggaagaggaggatctGTCCGAGCATGACTTTAGTGCTGGACTTAGATGAAACGTTAATATAttgtaccaaaaaaaaaaagttcagtCACCAAAAAGAGGTAGACGTGTTAATCAATGGAAGGTACTTCTCCCTATATGTGTGTAAGAGGCCATACATAGACCTCTTCTTTTCCGTTcttaaccccttttttgaaataGTCATTTTTACCACCTCCATCAAGTCCTATGCTGATGCGGTACTTAACATAATAGACGTAGACCATTACGTGGATAAGAAGTTCTATAGGGAAGACTGTTTCGAGGTGAACCAGaagatttatttaaaaaacttgcaaagtataaaaaaggaaatctcCAGAATTGTACTCGTAGACGATTCTAATGTATCTGGTTTGAAATACCCAGAAAATTACTTccccataaaaaaatggcaaggAGATTTGAATGACACGGAATTACTAGACATCattcccttctttttaaatttgaggAAAGTGAGAGACGTCAGATCGGTTTGTTCCTTTCGGTTGAAAAGTCAAAAGGAAATTTCCAAGCTGTTTCATACCGTCCCTTCTAAGCAGATAAAATACCTTACCGAGAGGGGTTCCCACTTTTTGTACTCTCCTTCTCTTGCCTTTCAAGccataaattatttgaagaTTTTTATGAGTCGGTTTCGGTACGCCAGCTCGAAGAAGCAGTGGAATGAGTTGGGCAAGAAAATCAACAGCAAGTTGAAGTCCTACCCCTTTTCGCTCTCCAAGCTCAAGGGCTCCAGCGACGACGAGCACCGCAGGCGCCACCGCAGGCCCGCGCCCAAGAAGGTGCCCCAGTag